In Clupea harengus chromosome 13, Ch_v2.0.2, whole genome shotgun sequence, one DNA window encodes the following:
- the slf2 gene encoding uncharacterized protein slf2 isoform X2 — protein MADTDSHSLHANKSRITSSLKQHFISMVKDFIPLGTQRRASADSDRRSLLPKPEASSWSQAPAPAFQPPSPTCPTVLSYQKDSRRRTGPLFPRSSSQPDANMLLRSSANRLSRSSRRRAFSPPGPKRQQPSPANTRNPVWMAPSRNFRSAERKSSEASPKKGQAVHGHKMSFGTPKKDSHEASGSMIKTSTTKMETLHKMSRDGSSLQPRLVLKRLRDSDLESLGEVKRPCLNNNHQTHTQTHKPVNPGPEHTLSPPPTARPVCTPSNSTRPQTEEALISTVLAQSECELTHTSTDLTSSETNTTHTSTTTNTTEPETKSRHTSIDFAQSNRTDTSGNKSQPASKPTHTASQMAHISTNITRSSSAPLYSPTHSTPSSFPNQGHTPRPFQPRHTFSPTQPSRPTFTPTHTARGFHPILSAVPRYRHTPRPAQRAHIYTRAPGPTFLPPRHTHTPARHPSAPRNTCMPSSPVPRPYATFTLSPLNTAPRLTSSHTSLRPMFRPMQQHVSSPTHRPTNSVARHTHNYTSTNAVSRPTPTPTKPVSTLTKTPTPASPSRSTDSHTPTKPVSTLTKTPIPANTSRSTDSQTPTKPVSTLTKTPIPTNSSSRATDSHTPTKPVSTLTKTPIPTNSASRATDTHTPTKPVSAPKNTPTNPVSGPARTCRPVHPFFQSKQTHARPVRPLGPSPPPGVADAKQPRVTSSPSTAELFTPPKYVQRAFVKCNEEGPVIMKEKCSPRLPPLSEPSPSSSSSSSLLPAASVKSSSRKLFSQADSTVGPGETTESSDPQPSPLNPPQPSPIPSEADPPGSGPVQAPRSPSPQMDDLDEILTPDSLPATAGMDVDMVSPEASQDSPAHLTSQLGTLVMEPDETVTTAQTDVVLDEAGTLKAEIRTLKAEPSTNASQVCSGQDSFSRTHVPSSKASPAHSLEVLWVDPLEDDLGLGDGLSGLDCALSDTSSSEDEKLLSLQEIMERSVRPPPTPDKDAFPAPSTPVAKAPVEPIKAKSVNYKNTLEQMLIEKEKNQKSKELEEKLLQCCQENLLMMAEEEEEKEKKEEEEISHEQHKFVQKYTLTANTIRDLHPGEELFSLASFGRLFTQDSLLLPSQGISPKNAAQRSILRASPKHALLLVRAGLLKRAYASSPCQPEVSRWLLQMMSVHSDPCMSAQILQSLKHIALIAGLKIESQDLQFQVWVPSVQDVVLVFLNMGVPYISMFPLEMLQPSFTEADLLENTAIGPECAPSGSEHATFPEHNFDNVIKYLSVCAALCPRVYSDRELLLLLALVCRLSLDTHLQLLPPTNLSTLMLHLISNITDWDTQLPIVCRALTDLTEDHHNLRRLVQLLPPSSRGRQLRRHLSLSIISRLLNHRCTYKPASTEFQLSDLRRYVPRMRPSLLKHIAKRPDMEQDEATLDQQAYYLCYSLLDLTNEASNYEFLRPDQKNQLKMLSALLEKHVKCDIRESEKCLYRSKVKDYVARIYTRWHVLLQRTRPAQGKLYDFWEPLSEDALSSSQEEQQEQRRPQEVQEQRRPQPDREVEEQQEQRRPQPDREVEEQQEQRRPQPDQEVEEQQDGKENVAEEAEKMAEEEPEAAEEEMVDESSRNETVMEEVTMIEQPEEEEEEEEEEQEQEEPNREQGPSAEEGLDRVEGQLTKRDGMPIQGEELHVLEEPDRREGQPTEEGLDRVEGEPTEEQGEEMEGEGLPAEEAPAKEDKELAMEEELTKDELHQEKEALMMEMDMELHGQEEKAIESRIEVGEQSPSRREGVQAEEVEMKETGTESSEQKGPNTEEPMTEVETEAGDRSVGEGKPRLESDKKDVGCRGEEESGDGHAHLQPGQTVLSPTESPCPP, from the exons ATGGCTGACACTGATAGTCATTCTTTGCATGCGAACAAGTCTAGAATCACCAGTAGCCTCAAACAACACTTCATTTCTATGG TGAAGGACTTTATCCCTCTAGGCACCCAGAGACGAGCCAGTGCTGATAGCGACCGGCGCTCTCTCCTCCCCAAGCCGGAGGCTTCCTCATGGTCTCAAGCCCCAGCCCCCGCTTTCCAGCCCCCCTCTCCTACCTGCCCTACAGTCCTCTCATACCAAAAGGACTCCAGGAGAAGGACAGGTCCTCTATTTCCTCGCAGCTCTAGCCAGCCAGATGCCAACATGCTCTTAAGGAGCTCTGCGAACCGACTCAGTAGGTCCTCCAGGCGCAGGGCATTCTCACCCCCCGGCCCCAAGAGGCAGCAACCCTCCCCAGCCAACACGAGGAACCCTGTTTGG ATGGCGCCTTCTCGTAACTTCAGGAGTGCTGAGCGTAAAAGTTCTGAGGCTTCACCAAAGAAGGGTCAAGCTGTCCATGGCCACAAAATGTCCTTTGGTACCCCCAAAAAGGACTCCCATGAAGCATCCGGTAGCATGATTAAGACCTCGACCACTAAAATG GAGACACTACATAAGATGTCTCGAG ATGGCAGCAGCCTGCAGCCCCGCTTGGTACTGAAACGGCTTCGGGATTCTGACTTGGAAAGCCTGGGTGAAGTTAAACGGCCATGCTTGAATAACAACCATCAGACGCACACCCAAACTCACAAACCTGTAAACCCTGGACCGGAACATACCCTCTCACCTCCACCTACTGCCAGGCCAGTTTGCACACCCTCGAACTCCACACGGCCTCAGACAGAAGAGGCTCTTATATCAACAGTCCTCGCACAGTCTGAGTGTGAACTGACGCATACATCCACAGATTTAACATCTTCTGAGACTAacacgacacacacatccacaaccacaaacaccacagaacCTGAGACGAAATCCAGACACACATCCATTGACTTTGCCCAGTCAAACCGGACAGACACCTCTGGAAATAAAAGCCAGCCAGCATCTAAACCAACACATACTGCATCTCAAATGGCACACATATCCACAAACATCACTCGGTCTTCCTCCGCGCCTTTGTACAGTCCTACTCATTCCACTCCAAGTTCCTTCCCCAATCAaggacacacacccagacctttccaacccagacacacattctccccCACACAACCTTCTAGACCGACATTCACACCAACCCACACCGCACGCGGTTTCCATCCCATCCTCAGCGCTGTTCCCAGATATAGACACACGCCCAGACCCGCACAACGTGCTCACATATACACGCGAGCCCCTGGACCTACCTTCCTTCctcccagacacacccacacacctgcaAGACATCCTTCTGCGCCTAGAAATACCTGTATGCCATCAAGCCCGGTGCCTAGACCCTATGCCACTTTCACTCTCAGTCCTTTAAACACTGCACCTAGACTGACAAGCAGCCATACATCCCTACGCCCAATGTTCAGGCCCATGCAACAGCACGTGTCCTCACCTACCCACAGGCCCACAAATTCTgtagcaagacacacacacaattatacatcCACCAATGCAGTGTCAAGgcctacacccacacccacaaaacCTGTTTCTACACTTACCAAAACCCCTACACCGGCAAGCCCGTCTAGATCCACAgattctcacacacccacaaaaccTGTGTCTACACTTACCAAAACCCCTATACCTGCAAACACATCTAGATCCACAGATTCTCAAACGCCTACAAAACCTGTGTCTACACTTACCAAAACCCCCATACCTACAAACTCTTCATCTAGAGCCACAgattctcacacacccacaaaaccTGTGTCTACACTTACCAAAACCCCCATACCTACAAACTCTGCATCTAGAgccacagatactcacacacccacaaaaccTGTGTCTGCACCCAAAAATACGCCCACAAACCCCGTCTCTGGACCTGCACGCACATGTCGCCCTGTACACCCCTTTTTCCAGtccaaacagacacatgcacgccCTGTCAGACCCTTGGGACCCAGCCCTCCCCCTGGGGTTGCCGATGCCAAGCAGCCCCGTGTCACCTCCTCCCCCAGCACTGCAGAGCTATTCACCCCGCCAAAGTATGTCCAACGTGCCTTCGTAAAGTGTAACGAAGAGGGTCCGGtgataatgaaagaaaaatgttcACCAAGACTGCCTCCACTGTCTGAGccatccccctcctcctcctcctcttcctcgttgTTACCGGCTGCGTCTGTGAAGAGTTCATCGAGGAAGCTCTTTTCCCAGGCAGACAGCACAGTGGGCCCGGGCGAGACCACAGAGAGCAGCGACCCTCAGCCCAGCCCTCTCAACCCTCCGCAGCCCTCTCCCATCCCCTCTGAAGCCGACCCTCCAGGGTCTGGCCCTGTCCAGGCTCCCCGGTCCCCCTCTCCGCAGATGGACGACCTGGATGAGATTCTCACCCCAGACTCTCTGCCCGCAACCGCTGGCATGGATGTTGACATGGTTTCCCCTGAAGCCAGCCAAGACTCACCCGCCCACTTGACCTCACAGCTGGGCACCTTGGTAATGGAGCCTGATGAGACTGTCACAACAGCCCAGACTGATGTTGTGTTGGATGAGGCCGGCACTCTAAAGGCTGAGATCCGCACCTTAAAAGCGGAGCCGTCCACGAATGCGTCACAGGTCTGCTCCGGTCAAGATTCATTCAGCAGGACACACGTCCCGTCATCTAAGGCGAGCCCCGCCCACAGCCTTGAGGTGCTGTGGGTGGACCCTCTGGAGGATGACCTGGGATTGGGCGATGGCCTGAGTGGGCTGGACTGTGCTCTGAGTGACACGAGCAGCAGCGAAGACGAGAAGCTGCTGTCGCTGCAGGAGATCATGGAGCGCAGTGTGcgcccgccccccacccctgacAAGGACGCCTTCCCTGCGCCCAGCACACCTGTGGCCAAAGCTCCT GTGGAGCCCATCAAGGCCAAATCTGTAAACTACAAGAACACGTTGGAGCAGATGCTgattgagaaggagaagaaccAGAA GTCGAAGGAGCTGGAAGAAAAACTGCTGCAGTGCTGTCAGGAAAACCTGCTGAtgatggcagaggaagaggaggagaaggagaagaaagaagaagaggaaatcTCTCATGAACAGCA CAAATTTGTCCAGAAGTACACACTGACTGCCAACACCATCAGGGACCTGCACCCCGGAGAGGAACTCTTCTCTCTGGCCAGCTTCGGCCGGCTCTTCACCCAGGACAGTCTGCTTCTGCCCTCACAGGGCATCTCCCCCAAGAACGCGGCCCAGCGCTCCATTCTCAG ggCCAGTCCTAAACATGCTCTCCTGCTGGTACGGGCAGGGCTTCTGAAGAGGGCATATGCCTCCAGTCCTTGTCAGCCTGAGGTTTCCCGCTGGCTCCTTCAG ATGATGTCAGTGCATTCGGACCCCTGCATGTCTGCGCAGATCCTGCAGTCTCTGAAACACATAGCCCTTATAGCTGGCCTAAAGATTG AGAGTCAGGACCTGCAGTTCCAGGTGTGGGTGCCCAGCGTGCAGGACGTGGTGCTGGTGTTCCTGAACATGGGCGTCCCCTACATCAGCATGTTCCCTCTGGAGATGCTCCAGCCATCTTTCACCGAGGCCGACCTCCT TGAGAACACTGCGATTGGCCCCGAGTGTGCGCCGAGTGGGAGTGAACACGCCACTTTTCCAGAGCACAACTTCGACAATGTCATCAAG tacctgagtgtgtgtgcggcgctGTGTCCGCGGGTGTACTCTGAtcgagagctgctgctgctgctggcgctgGTGTGCCGGCTCAGTctggacacacacctgcagctgcTGCCCCCCACCAACCTGTCCACCCTCATGCTCCACCTCATCAGTAACATCACAGACTGGGACAcacag CTGCCTATAGTGTGCCGGGCTCTGACTGATCTGACGGAGGATCACCACAACCTGAGACGCCTGGTGCAACTGCTGCCTCCCAGCAGCCGGGGGAG GCAACTTAGGAGACACCTCAGCTTGTCAATCATCTCCAGACTGCTCAACCACAGGTGCACGTACAAACCTGCCAGCACTGAGTTCCAG CTGTCTGACCTTCGTCGGTATGTGCCCCGCATGAGACCATCTCTTCTGAAGCACATCGCTAAGAGACCGGACATGGAGCAGGACGAGGCTACGCTGGACCAGCAG GCATACTATCTCTGCTATAGCCTCTTGGATCTGACCAATGAAGCTTCCAATTACGAATTTTTGCGTCCAGACCAGAAG AACCAGCTGAAAATGCTGTCCGCACTACTAGAGAAACATGTCAAGTGTGACATCCGTGAGAGTGAGAAGTGTCTTTACAGGAGTAAG GTGAAGGATTATGTTGCCAGGATATACACCAGGTGGCATGTGCTACTGCAGAGAACACGACCTGCACAG GGAAAGCTGTACGACTTCTGGGAGCCTCTGTCTGAGGACGCATTGAGCAGCAGTCAGgaagagcagcaggagcagagacGACCTCAGGAGGTGCAGGAGCAGAGACGACCTCAGCCGGAtcgggaggtggaggagcagcaggagcagagacGACCTCAGCCGGAtcgggaggtggaggagcagcaggagcagagacGACCTCAGCCGGatcaggaggtggaggagcagcaggatgGCAAGGAGAATGTGGCCGAGGAGGCAGAGAAGATGGCTGAGGAAGAGCCGgaggcagcagaggaggagatggtaGATGAGAGCTCAAGAAACGAGACTGTAATGGAGGAGGTGACCATGATAGAgcagccagaggaggaggaggaggaggaggaggaggagcaggagcaggaggagccaAATAGGGAGCAGGGTCCTTCAGCAGAGGAGGGGCTTGACAGGGTGGAGGGGCAGTTAACCAAAAGGGACGGAATGCCAATACAAGGGGAGGAATTGCACGTGCTGGAGGAGCCAGATCGGAGGGAAGGGCAGCCAACTGAGGAGGGACTGgacagggtggagggggagccaactgaggagcagggagaggagatggagggggaggggctgcCAGCAGAGGAGGCGCCAGCGAAGGAGGACAAGGAGCTTGCCATGGAGGAAGAGTTAACAAAAGATGAGCTGCATCAAGAGAAGGAGGCACTGATGATGGAGATGGATATGGAGCTGCATGGGCAGGAGGAAAAGGCGATTGAGAGCAGGATAGAGGTGGGGGAGCAGTCGCCTAGCAGAAGAGAAGGAGTGCAGGCGGAGGAGGTAGAAATGAAAGAGACAGGCACAGAGTCTTCAGAGCAGAAAGGACCAAATACAGAGGAGCCAATGACAGAGGTGGAGACAGAGGCAGGGGACAGATCAGTGGGGGAAGGCAAGCCCAGGCTGGAATCTGACAAAAAAGATGTTGGATGCAGAGGTGAAGAAGAATCAGGCGATGGACACGCACACCTACAGCCAGGGCAAACGGTGCTCTCTCCCACTGAAAGCCCCTGTCCGCCATAg
- the slf2 gene encoding uncharacterized protein slf2 isoform X3 — translation MADTDSHSLHANKSRITSSLKQHFISMVKDFIPLGTQRRASADSDRRSLLPKPEASSWSQAPAPAFQPPSPTCPTVLSYQKDSRRRTGPLFPRSSSQPDANMLLRSSANRLSRSSRRRAFSPPGPKRQQPSPANTRNPVWMAPSRNFRSAERKSSEASPKKGQAVHGHKMSFGTPKKDSHEASGSMIKTSTTKMKETLHKMSRDGSSLQPRLVLKRLRDSDLESLGEVKRPCLNNNHQTHTQTHKPVNPGPEHTLSPPPTARPVCTPSNSTRPQTEEALISTVLAQSECELTHTSTDLTSSETNTTHTSTTTNTTEPETKSRHTSIDFAQSNRTDTSGNKSQPASKPTHTASQMAHISTNITRSSSAPLYSPTHSTPSSFPNQGHTPRPFQPRHTFSPTQPSRPTFTPTHTARGFHPILSAVPRYRHTPRPAQRAHIYTRAPGPTFLPPRHTHTPARHPSAPRNTCMPSSPVPRPYATFTLSPLNTAPRLTSSHTSLRPMFRPMQQHVSSPTHRPTNSVARHTHNYTSTNAVSRPTPTPTKPVSTLTKTPTPASPSRSTDSHTPTKPVSTLTKTPIPANTSRSTDSQTPTKPVSTLTKTPIPTNSSSRATDSHTPTKPVSTLTKTPIPTNSASRATDTHTPTKPVSAPKNTPTNPVSGPARTCRPVHPFFQSKQTHARPVRPLGPSPPPGVADAKQPRVTSSPSTAELFTPPKYVQRAFVKCNEEGPVIMKEKCSPRLPPLSEPSPSSSSSSSLLPAASVKSSSRKLFSQADSTVGPGETTESSDPQPSPLNPPQPSPIPSEADPPGSGPVQAPRSPSPQMDDLDEILTPDSLPATAGMDVDMVSPEASQDSPAHLTSQLGTLVMEPDETVTTAQTDVVLDEAGTLKAEIRTLKAEPSTNASQVCSGQDSFSRTHVPSSKASPAHSLEVLWVDPLEDDLGLGDGLSGLDCALSDTSSSEDEKLLSLQEIMERSVRPPPTPDKDAFPAPSTPVAKAPVEPIKAKSVNYKNTLEQMLIEKEKNQKSKELEEKLLQCCQENLLMMAEEEEEKEKKEEEEISHEQHKFVQKYTLTANTIRDLHPGEELFSLASFGRLFTQDSLLLPSQGISPKNAAQRSILRASPKHALLLVRAGLLKRAYASSPCQPEVSRWLLQMMSVHSDPCMSAQILQSLKHIALIAGLKIESQDLQFQVWVPSVQDVVLVFLNMGVPYISMFPLEMLQPSFTEADLLENTAIGPECAPSGSEHATFPEHNFDNVIKYLSVCAALCPRVYSDRELLLLLALVCRLSLDTHLQLLPPTNLSTLMLHLISNITDWDTQLPIVCRALTDLTEDHHNLRRLVQLLPPSSRGRQLRRHLSLSIISRLLNHRCTYKPASTEFQLSDLRRYVPRMRPSLLKHIAKRPDMEQDEATLDQQAYYLCYSLLDLTNEASNYEFLRPDQKNQLKMLSALLEKHVKCDIRESEKCLYRSKVKDYVARIYTRWHVLLQRTRPAQGKLYDFWEPLSEDALSSSQEEQQEQRRPQEVQEQRRPQPDREVEEQQEQRRPQPDQEVEEQQDGKENVAEEAEKMAEEEPEAAEEEMVDESSRNETVMEEVTMIEQPEEEEEEEEEEQEQEEPNREQGPSAEEGLDRVEGQLTKRDGMPIQGEELHVLEEPDRREGQPTEEGLDRVEGEPTEEQGEEMEGEGLPAEEAPAKEDKELAMEEELTKDELHQEKEALMMEMDMELHGQEEKAIESRIEVGEQSPSRREGVQAEEVEMKETGTESSEQKGPNTEEPMTEVETEAGDRSVGEGKPRLESDKKDVGCRGEEESGDGHAHLQPGQTVLSPTESPCPP, via the exons ATGGCTGACACTGATAGTCATTCTTTGCATGCGAACAAGTCTAGAATCACCAGTAGCCTCAAACAACACTTCATTTCTATGG TGAAGGACTTTATCCCTCTAGGCACCCAGAGACGAGCCAGTGCTGATAGCGACCGGCGCTCTCTCCTCCCCAAGCCGGAGGCTTCCTCATGGTCTCAAGCCCCAGCCCCCGCTTTCCAGCCCCCCTCTCCTACCTGCCCTACAGTCCTCTCATACCAAAAGGACTCCAGGAGAAGGACAGGTCCTCTATTTCCTCGCAGCTCTAGCCAGCCAGATGCCAACATGCTCTTAAGGAGCTCTGCGAACCGACTCAGTAGGTCCTCCAGGCGCAGGGCATTCTCACCCCCCGGCCCCAAGAGGCAGCAACCCTCCCCAGCCAACACGAGGAACCCTGTTTGG ATGGCGCCTTCTCGTAACTTCAGGAGTGCTGAGCGTAAAAGTTCTGAGGCTTCACCAAAGAAGGGTCAAGCTGTCCATGGCCACAAAATGTCCTTTGGTACCCCCAAAAAGGACTCCCATGAAGCATCCGGTAGCATGATTAAGACCTCGACCACTAAAATG AAGGAGACACTACATAAGATGTCTCGAG ATGGCAGCAGCCTGCAGCCCCGCTTGGTACTGAAACGGCTTCGGGATTCTGACTTGGAAAGCCTGGGTGAAGTTAAACGGCCATGCTTGAATAACAACCATCAGACGCACACCCAAACTCACAAACCTGTAAACCCTGGACCGGAACATACCCTCTCACCTCCACCTACTGCCAGGCCAGTTTGCACACCCTCGAACTCCACACGGCCTCAGACAGAAGAGGCTCTTATATCAACAGTCCTCGCACAGTCTGAGTGTGAACTGACGCATACATCCACAGATTTAACATCTTCTGAGACTAacacgacacacacatccacaaccacaaacaccacagaacCTGAGACGAAATCCAGACACACATCCATTGACTTTGCCCAGTCAAACCGGACAGACACCTCTGGAAATAAAAGCCAGCCAGCATCTAAACCAACACATACTGCATCTCAAATGGCACACATATCCACAAACATCACTCGGTCTTCCTCCGCGCCTTTGTACAGTCCTACTCATTCCACTCCAAGTTCCTTCCCCAATCAaggacacacacccagacctttccaacccagacacacattctccccCACACAACCTTCTAGACCGACATTCACACCAACCCACACCGCACGCGGTTTCCATCCCATCCTCAGCGCTGTTCCCAGATATAGACACACGCCCAGACCCGCACAACGTGCTCACATATACACGCGAGCCCCTGGACCTACCTTCCTTCctcccagacacacccacacacctgcaAGACATCCTTCTGCGCCTAGAAATACCTGTATGCCATCAAGCCCGGTGCCTAGACCCTATGCCACTTTCACTCTCAGTCCTTTAAACACTGCACCTAGACTGACAAGCAGCCATACATCCCTACGCCCAATGTTCAGGCCCATGCAACAGCACGTGTCCTCACCTACCCACAGGCCCACAAATTCTgtagcaagacacacacacaattatacatcCACCAATGCAGTGTCAAGgcctacacccacacccacaaaacCTGTTTCTACACTTACCAAAACCCCTACACCGGCAAGCCCGTCTAGATCCACAgattctcacacacccacaaaaccTGTGTCTACACTTACCAAAACCCCTATACCTGCAAACACATCTAGATCCACAGATTCTCAAACGCCTACAAAACCTGTGTCTACACTTACCAAAACCCCCATACCTACAAACTCTTCATCTAGAGCCACAgattctcacacacccacaaaaccTGTGTCTACACTTACCAAAACCCCCATACCTACAAACTCTGCATCTAGAgccacagatactcacacacccacaaaaccTGTGTCTGCACCCAAAAATACGCCCACAAACCCCGTCTCTGGACCTGCACGCACATGTCGCCCTGTACACCCCTTTTTCCAGtccaaacagacacatgcacgccCTGTCAGACCCTTGGGACCCAGCCCTCCCCCTGGGGTTGCCGATGCCAAGCAGCCCCGTGTCACCTCCTCCCCCAGCACTGCAGAGCTATTCACCCCGCCAAAGTATGTCCAACGTGCCTTCGTAAAGTGTAACGAAGAGGGTCCGGtgataatgaaagaaaaatgttcACCAAGACTGCCTCCACTGTCTGAGccatccccctcctcctcctcctcttcctcgttgTTACCGGCTGCGTCTGTGAAGAGTTCATCGAGGAAGCTCTTTTCCCAGGCAGACAGCACAGTGGGCCCGGGCGAGACCACAGAGAGCAGCGACCCTCAGCCCAGCCCTCTCAACCCTCCGCAGCCCTCTCCCATCCCCTCTGAAGCCGACCCTCCAGGGTCTGGCCCTGTCCAGGCTCCCCGGTCCCCCTCTCCGCAGATGGACGACCTGGATGAGATTCTCACCCCAGACTCTCTGCCCGCAACCGCTGGCATGGATGTTGACATGGTTTCCCCTGAAGCCAGCCAAGACTCACCCGCCCACTTGACCTCACAGCTGGGCACCTTGGTAATGGAGCCTGATGAGACTGTCACAACAGCCCAGACTGATGTTGTGTTGGATGAGGCCGGCACTCTAAAGGCTGAGATCCGCACCTTAAAAGCGGAGCCGTCCACGAATGCGTCACAGGTCTGCTCCGGTCAAGATTCATTCAGCAGGACACACGTCCCGTCATCTAAGGCGAGCCCCGCCCACAGCCTTGAGGTGCTGTGGGTGGACCCTCTGGAGGATGACCTGGGATTGGGCGATGGCCTGAGTGGGCTGGACTGTGCTCTGAGTGACACGAGCAGCAGCGAAGACGAGAAGCTGCTGTCGCTGCAGGAGATCATGGAGCGCAGTGTGcgcccgccccccacccctgacAAGGACGCCTTCCCTGCGCCCAGCACACCTGTGGCCAAAGCTCCT GTGGAGCCCATCAAGGCCAAATCTGTAAACTACAAGAACACGTTGGAGCAGATGCTgattgagaaggagaagaaccAGAA GTCGAAGGAGCTGGAAGAAAAACTGCTGCAGTGCTGTCAGGAAAACCTGCTGAtgatggcagaggaagaggaggagaaggagaagaaagaagaagaggaaatcTCTCATGAACAGCA CAAATTTGTCCAGAAGTACACACTGACTGCCAACACCATCAGGGACCTGCACCCCGGAGAGGAACTCTTCTCTCTGGCCAGCTTCGGCCGGCTCTTCACCCAGGACAGTCTGCTTCTGCCCTCACAGGGCATCTCCCCCAAGAACGCGGCCCAGCGCTCCATTCTCAG ggCCAGTCCTAAACATGCTCTCCTGCTGGTACGGGCAGGGCTTCTGAAGAGGGCATATGCCTCCAGTCCTTGTCAGCCTGAGGTTTCCCGCTGGCTCCTTCAG ATGATGTCAGTGCATTCGGACCCCTGCATGTCTGCGCAGATCCTGCAGTCTCTGAAACACATAGCCCTTATAGCTGGCCTAAAGATTG AGAGTCAGGACCTGCAGTTCCAGGTGTGGGTGCCCAGCGTGCAGGACGTGGTGCTGGTGTTCCTGAACATGGGCGTCCCCTACATCAGCATGTTCCCTCTGGAGATGCTCCAGCCATCTTTCACCGAGGCCGACCTCCT TGAGAACACTGCGATTGGCCCCGAGTGTGCGCCGAGTGGGAGTGAACACGCCACTTTTCCAGAGCACAACTTCGACAATGTCATCAAG tacctgagtgtgtgtgcggcgctGTGTCCGCGGGTGTACTCTGAtcgagagctgctgctgctgctggcgctgGTGTGCCGGCTCAGTctggacacacacctgcagctgcTGCCCCCCACCAACCTGTCCACCCTCATGCTCCACCTCATCAGTAACATCACAGACTGGGACAcacag CTGCCTATAGTGTGCCGGGCTCTGACTGATCTGACGGAGGATCACCACAACCTGAGACGCCTGGTGCAACTGCTGCCTCCCAGCAGCCGGGGGAG GCAACTTAGGAGACACCTCAGCTTGTCAATCATCTCCAGACTGCTCAACCACAGGTGCACGTACAAACCTGCCAGCACTGAGTTCCAG CTGTCTGACCTTCGTCGGTATGTGCCCCGCATGAGACCATCTCTTCTGAAGCACATCGCTAAGAGACCGGACATGGAGCAGGACGAGGCTACGCTGGACCAGCAG GCATACTATCTCTGCTATAGCCTCTTGGATCTGACCAATGAAGCTTCCAATTACGAATTTTTGCGTCCAGACCAGAAG AACCAGCTGAAAATGCTGTCCGCACTACTAGAGAAACATGTCAAGTGTGACATCCGTGAGAGTGAGAAGTGTCTTTACAGGAGTAAG GTGAAGGATTATGTTGCCAGGATATACACCAGGTGGCATGTGCTACTGCAGAGAACACGACCTGCACAG GGAAAGCTGTACGACTTCTGGGAGCCTCTGTCTGAGGACGCATTGAGCAGCAGTCAGgaagagcagcaggagcagagacGACCTCAGGAGGTGCAG gagcagagacGACCTCAGCCGGAtcgggaggtggaggagcagcaggagcagagacGACCTCAGCCGGatcaggaggtggaggagcagcaggatgGCAAGGAGAATGTGGCCGAGGAGGCAGAGAAGATGGCTGAGGAAGAGCCGgaggcagcagaggaggagatggtaGATGAGAGCTCAAGAAACGAGACTGTAATGGAGGAGGTGACCATGATAGAgcagccagaggaggaggaggaggaggaggaggaggagcaggagcaggaggagccaAATAGGGAGCAGGGTCCTTCAGCAGAGGAGGGGCTTGACAGGGTGGAGGGGCAGTTAACCAAAAGGGACGGAATGCCAATACAAGGGGAGGAATTGCACGTGCTGGAGGAGCCAGATCGGAGGGAAGGGCAGCCAACTGAGGAGGGACTGgacagggtggagggggagccaactgaggagcagggagaggagatggagggggaggggctgcCAGCAGAGGAGGCGCCAGCGAAGGAGGACAAGGAGCTTGCCATGGAGGAAGAGTTAACAAAAGATGAGCTGCATCAAGAGAAGGAGGCACTGATGATGGAGATGGATATGGAGCTGCATGGGCAGGAGGAAAAGGCGATTGAGAGCAGGATAGAGGTGGGGGAGCAGTCGCCTAGCAGAAGAGAAGGAGTGCAGGCGGAGGAGGTAGAAATGAAAGAGACAGGCACAGAGTCTTCAGAGCAGAAAGGACCAAATACAGAGGAGCCAATGACAGAGGTGGAGACAGAGGCAGGGGACAGATCAGTGGGGGAAGGCAAGCCCAGGCTGGAATCTGACAAAAAAGATGTTGGATGCAGAGGTGAAGAAGAATCAGGCGATGGACACGCACACCTACAGCCAGGGCAAACGGTGCTCTCTCCCACTGAAAGCCCCTGTCCGCCATAg